Proteins from a single region of Pseudopedobacter saltans DSM 12145:
- a CDS encoding alpha-L-rhamnosidase — MKLKPVIFILLMLFVALQHQAQAKVSVYDLRTELLVNPVGIDVSAPRLGWKLSGDERAIEQTAYHILVASSKDKLDQNIGDLWDSGRQNSNNSIHVIYQGKALKSREEVFWKVKVYTNKGESAWSENAIWTMGLLNYKDWAGRWIGFDRYFPSDSEEEGKLSARYFRKEFNTPKKVKKATAYIMGLGLYELYIDGKKVGDQVLAPSPTDYTKNIKYNVLDVTNFLKEGKHAIGVILGNGRFYAMRQAKPYKVKTFGFPKMQVQVMVIYEDGSSETLKTDDSWKGTSNGPITASNEYDGENYDARKEFKGWANVGFDDKKWLNADYVQEPGGDYEAQLNGNMKVMQDIVPVSIVKKAEGKYIIDFGQNFSGWVKMRVSGTSGSKVTLRFAESLQDNGELFTTNLRDAKATDNYILKGEGTEEWEPRFTYHGFRYVEVSGYPGVASKANFTGRLVYDDMQNVGTFVSSNPLLNQIHKNAWWGIASNYKGMPIDCPQRNERQPWLGDRPVSAYGENFLFDNANFYIKWLEDIRLSQKEDGAIPDVAPAFWRYYSDNISWPGTYLFVADMLYQQTGDLRILQKHYPAMKKWMDYMQSRYIDKDGIITKDSYGDWCFPPVTIEAGRGQIADKKYPSALISSSYYYHLLHTMARFSMLTGNGKDQSYFLDQAAKMRTDFNKKFYNKAGFYGTNSLTDNLLAMYFGLVEDANKEKLANRIVEIVEKENKGHLSTGVIGTQWIMRTLTDMGRVDLAYKIATNKTYPSWGYMVENGATTIWELWNGNTAHPKMNSQNHVMMLGDLLVWFYENLAGIKSKENAFQTIVMKPEMITGLDHVNASYNSLYGKIESNWTKNKSALEWRIAVPANAKAQVYLSAKDLSSVTENNKKLKDNKDIKVLSDDGKKVLIEIGSGIYQFKTKL; from the coding sequence ATGAAACTAAAACCAGTCATATTTATCTTACTGATGTTATTTGTAGCATTACAGCATCAGGCGCAGGCGAAAGTAAGTGTGTACGATTTACGTACCGAGTTGCTTGTGAATCCTGTAGGAATAGATGTGTCTGCTCCAAGATTGGGCTGGAAGTTAAGTGGAGACGAAAGAGCCATTGAGCAAACAGCTTATCATATATTGGTAGCATCTTCTAAAGATAAACTGGATCAAAATATTGGTGATTTGTGGGATTCCGGAAGGCAGAACTCGAATAACTCTATTCATGTTATTTACCAAGGTAAAGCTTTGAAAAGCCGGGAGGAAGTGTTTTGGAAAGTAAAGGTTTACACGAATAAAGGGGAAAGCGCCTGGTCTGAAAATGCTATCTGGACAATGGGATTGCTTAACTATAAAGATTGGGCAGGTCGCTGGATTGGTTTTGATAGATATTTCCCGTCAGACAGTGAGGAAGAAGGAAAATTATCTGCCCGTTATTTCAGAAAGGAGTTCAATACCCCTAAAAAGGTAAAAAAAGCTACAGCCTACATTATGGGTTTAGGGCTTTATGAATTATATATTGATGGGAAAAAAGTTGGCGATCAGGTATTAGCGCCAAGCCCTACAGATTATACGAAAAACATTAAATACAATGTATTGGATGTAACCAATTTCCTGAAGGAGGGGAAACATGCTATCGGTGTAATTTTAGGAAATGGTCGTTTTTATGCAATGCGGCAGGCGAAACCTTATAAAGTAAAAACCTTTGGTTTCCCTAAAATGCAAGTGCAGGTAATGGTGATTTATGAAGATGGTTCTTCCGAAACTTTAAAAACAGATGATTCATGGAAAGGAACTTCGAACGGACCAATTACTGCAAGTAACGAATATGATGGTGAGAATTACGATGCCAGAAAGGAATTTAAAGGTTGGGCAAATGTAGGTTTTGACGATAAAAAATGGCTAAATGCTGATTATGTTCAGGAACCGGGTGGAGATTATGAAGCCCAGCTAAATGGCAACATGAAAGTAATGCAGGATATTGTTCCGGTTTCCATTGTTAAAAAAGCTGAAGGAAAATACATCATAGACTTTGGCCAGAACTTTTCTGGTTGGGTAAAAATGCGTGTAAGCGGAACAAGTGGTAGCAAGGTCACGCTTCGCTTTGCAGAATCGTTACAAGATAATGGCGAACTGTTTACCACTAATTTACGCGATGCTAAAGCAACAGATAATTACATTTTAAAAGGCGAAGGAACAGAAGAATGGGAGCCCCGCTTCACTTATCATGGTTTCCGCTATGTTGAAGTTAGTGGTTATCCTGGTGTTGCAAGCAAAGCTAATTTTACCGGAAGATTGGTTTATGATGACATGCAGAATGTTGGAACGTTCGTTTCTTCAAATCCACTTTTAAATCAGATTCATAAAAATGCCTGGTGGGGTATAGCTTCCAATTATAAAGGGATGCCGATAGATTGTCCACAAAGGAATGAGCGCCAGCCATGGTTGGGAGATCGCCCGGTAAGCGCTTACGGAGAAAACTTTTTGTTTGATAACGCGAACTTTTACATCAAATGGTTAGAAGACATTCGCTTATCCCAAAAAGAAGATGGCGCAATTCCGGATGTGGCACCTGCTTTCTGGCGATATTACAGTGATAACATCAGCTGGCCGGGAACTTATCTGTTTGTTGCAGATATGCTTTATCAGCAAACCGGAGATTTAAGAATACTGCAAAAGCATTATCCAGCTATGAAAAAGTGGATGGACTATATGCAATCCCGCTATATAGACAAAGACGGTATTATTACCAAAGACAGCTATGGAGATTGGTGTTTTCCGCCGGTGACTATAGAAGCTGGTAGAGGACAAATTGCTGATAAAAAATATCCGAGTGCTTTAATTTCCAGCTCTTATTACTATCATTTGTTGCACACCATGGCTCGTTTCAGTATGCTGACGGGAAATGGGAAAGACCAATCTTATTTTCTAGATCAGGCTGCAAAAATGCGAACTGATTTCAATAAAAAGTTTTATAATAAAGCAGGGTTTTATGGTACAAATTCGTTGACAGACAATTTACTGGCTATGTATTTCGGTTTGGTAGAAGATGCCAACAAAGAAAAACTGGCAAACAGAATTGTGGAAATTGTAGAAAAAGAAAATAAAGGACATTTAAGTACTGGAGTAATCGGCACACAATGGATTATGCGCACTTTAACCGATATGGGAAGAGTAGATCTGGCTTATAAAATAGCAACAAATAAAACCTATCCTTCCTGGGGATATATGGTAGAAAACGGTGCAACAACGATTTGGGAGTTGTGGAATGGAAATACGGCACATCCTAAAATGAATTCTCAAAACCACGTAATGATGCTGGGTGATTTGCTGGTTTGGTTTTATGAGAATCTGGCAGGAATCAAATCAAAAGAAAACGCATTTCAAACTATTGTTATGAAGCCCGAGATGATTACAGGTTTAGACCATGTAAATGCAAGCTATAATAGTTTGTATGGTAAGATTGAATCCAATTGGACGAAAAATAAATCTGCTTTAGAATGGAGGATTGCTGTTCCAGCAAATGCAAAAGCGCAGGTTTATTTGTCTGCCAAAGATTTATCATCAGTTACAGAGAACAATAAAAAGTTAAAAGATAATAAAGACATCAAGGTACTTTCTGATGACGGAAAAAAAGTCTTGATAGAAATAGGATCGGGTATTTATCAATTTAAAACCAAATTATAA
- a CDS encoding DUF3826 domain-containing protein, which produces MMKKILVVFFMSFWAISLKAQDNTSEQKKANDWVAELKLDNAKKEEKVKALIFNHLVAVKDWHNSHPASTVPAGINPRTGERLNELYRSIIADSAMPTEVHQTLMNGLRQELTPEQVIFILDKYTVGKVDFTMKGYKAIVPDLTAEEEKTIRTYLEEAREMAIDFKNMKQISAIFEIYKDKSEAYLNANGRSWRQLYKDYTNKIKAEKAQKSNEK; this is translated from the coding sequence ATGATGAAAAAGATATTAGTTGTTTTTTTTATGAGTTTTTGGGCAATCAGCTTGAAGGCTCAGGACAATACAAGCGAACAAAAGAAAGCTAACGATTGGGTAGCAGAGTTAAAGCTGGATAATGCGAAAAAAGAAGAGAAAGTGAAAGCTTTAATCTTTAATCATCTTGTTGCTGTTAAAGATTGGCACAACAGCCATCCAGCCAGTACAGTACCGGCAGGAATCAACCCAAGAACAGGAGAGAGACTTAATGAACTGTACCGTTCCATTATCGCAGATTCTGCCATGCCAACAGAGGTTCATCAAACTTTAATGAATGGTTTAAGACAAGAACTGACTCCAGAGCAAGTGATTTTTATACTGGATAAGTATACCGTAGGTAAAGTAGATTTTACCATGAAAGGCTACAAAGCTATTGTTCCTGATTTAACTGCAGAAGAAGAGAAAACCATTAGGACTTACCTGGAGGAAGCCAGGGAAATGGCTATAGATTTTAAGAATATGAAACAAATCTCTGCCATTTTCGAGATATATAAAGACAAATCAGAAGCCTATTTAAATGCAAATGGCAGAAGCTGGAGACAGTTATATAAAGATTATACAAATAAAATAAAAGCAGAAAAAGCGCAGAAATCAAATGAAAAGTAA
- a CDS encoding sialidase family protein: protein MKSKVVISIIVSFLFLSGAQAQERNALYKWRKGIVKNEFIYDKAPFPSCHSATIAETPTGLVYAFFGGTHERHPDVEIYVSRQENGKWLTPVSAANGIQEDGKRLPTWNPVLYQIPNGDLMLFYKVGPKPSEWWGMLKRSKDGGKTWSAAEKLPEGYLGPVKNKPVLLSNGNLICPTSTEGNGWNIHFEITSDFGKTWRKVGPVGRGEDNINAIQPSVLDHGNGKLQILARTRNWAIAESWSYDNGETWTPLKKTTLPNNNSGTDAVTMKNGKHVLVYNHVLPPKDNPKGARTPLNVAVSKDGVNWNAVLILEDSPISQYSYPAVIQTSDGLLHFAYTWRREKMKHVVVDPKKLKARPIKNGVWPSVKGYTLPTLETYKAEEE from the coding sequence ATGAAAAGTAAGGTAGTAATATCCATTATCGTCAGTTTTTTGTTTCTGTCCGGAGCACAGGCGCAAGAGAGGAACGCATTATATAAATGGAGAAAGGGAATCGTTAAGAATGAGTTTATCTATGATAAAGCACCTTTCCCTTCCTGTCATTCGGCAACTATTGCAGAAACACCTACAGGATTGGTTTATGCTTTTTTTGGAGGAACGCATGAAAGGCACCCGGATGTTGAGATTTATGTAAGCCGACAGGAAAATGGAAAATGGTTAACCCCTGTATCAGCCGCAAACGGGATTCAGGAAGATGGAAAGAGGTTACCAACCTGGAATCCGGTTTTATATCAAATTCCGAATGGAGATTTAATGCTTTTTTATAAAGTTGGTCCAAAACCATCAGAGTGGTGGGGAATGCTGAAAAGGTCTAAAGATGGAGGAAAAACATGGTCTGCAGCAGAGAAACTTCCAGAAGGCTATTTAGGTCCGGTGAAAAACAAACCTGTTCTGTTGAGCAATGGAAATCTAATTTGCCCTACAAGTACCGAAGGAAACGGATGGAACATCCATTTCGAAATTACATCTGATTTTGGAAAAACATGGAGAAAAGTAGGGCCTGTGGGAAGAGGAGAAGATAATATCAATGCTATTCAGCCAAGCGTATTGGATCACGGAAACGGAAAATTGCAAATATTGGCAAGAACACGTAACTGGGCAATTGCAGAATCATGGTCTTATGACAACGGTGAAACCTGGACTCCTTTGAAGAAAACCACATTACCAAATAATAATTCGGGAACAGATGCGGTAACTATGAAAAACGGCAAGCATGTTTTGGTTTACAATCATGTTTTGCCTCCAAAAGACAACCCGAAAGGGGCCAGAACGCCTTTAAATGTTGCGGTTTCTAAAGATGGGGTCAATTGGAACGCTGTTCTGATATTAGAGGATTCGCCAATCAGCCAGTATTCTTATCCTGCAGTTATTCAGACAAGCGATGGTTTGCTGCATTTTGCTTATACATGGAGACGTGAAAAAATGAAACATGTGGTTGTTGATCCGAAAAAATTAAAAGCAAGACCGATTAAGAATGGGGTTTGGCCAAGTGTTAAAGGATATACTTTGCCAACATTAGAGACTTATAAGGCAGAAGAAGAGTAG
- a CDS encoding iron-containing alcohol dehydrogenase, translated as MSINRILKVSFPNKLVFGNGVMTQLAEELIQLNCKEVILLTIKPLQSQLAGFIDELQKNNIVVITDTSIEQEPTFADFRRILSELKNSNADTVIGIGGGSVLDVAKLVAAQLDNTQTLEEIVGNGLLKGRSKRLICVPATSGTGSEVSPNAILVDDENQKKGIISPYLVPDMVYADPLLTLSLPASITAATGLDALTHCLEAFTNKFSQPFIDMYAFEGMRLIAANLEEAVKNGQNKEARSEVALGSILGGFCLGPVNTAGVHALSYPLGSMFHLPHGLSNALLLPYVMEFNYTANPKKYAEVAIALGCRRENTDEETAVAGIAKIKQLIQACGIPARLRDLNIPQESIPQMAEDAMKITRLLVNNPREITLSDAICIFNAAY; from the coding sequence ATGTCGATTAATAGGATTTTAAAAGTTAGTTTCCCTAATAAGCTAGTTTTTGGAAATGGTGTGATGACGCAATTGGCCGAAGAACTTATTCAGCTCAATTGCAAAGAGGTAATATTGTTGACAATTAAGCCTTTGCAGTCGCAATTGGCTGGTTTTATTGACGAGTTACAGAAAAATAACATTGTTGTTATAACAGATACAAGTATCGAGCAGGAGCCAACATTCGCTGATTTCAGAAGAATATTGAGCGAGCTGAAAAACTCAAATGCAGATACAGTAATTGGTATTGGGGGGGGGAGTGTATTGGATGTTGCCAAATTGGTTGCTGCACAGTTAGACAATACGCAAACTTTAGAGGAAATTGTTGGAAATGGCTTATTGAAAGGCAGAAGCAAGCGATTGATCTGTGTGCCGGCAACGTCCGGGACAGGCAGTGAGGTTTCTCCGAATGCTATTTTGGTTGATGATGAAAATCAGAAAAAAGGAATTATCAGCCCTTATCTGGTTCCGGATATGGTTTATGCCGATCCATTGTTGACTTTAAGTTTACCCGCTTCTATTACCGCGGCAACAGGTTTAGATGCATTAACACATTGTTTGGAAGCTTTTACGAATAAGTTTTCGCAACCCTTTATAGATATGTACGCTTTTGAAGGAATGCGTCTCATTGCTGCAAACCTGGAAGAAGCGGTAAAGAATGGTCAAAATAAAGAAGCTAGAAGCGAGGTCGCTTTGGGAAGTATTCTTGGAGGTTTCTGTTTAGGGCCGGTTAATACTGCCGGAGTACATGCTTTGTCCTATCCTTTAGGCAGCATGTTTCATCTACCTCATGGATTGTCCAACGCATTGCTTTTGCCTTACGTTATGGAATTCAACTATACTGCAAATCCAAAAAAATATGCCGAGGTAGCTATTGCTTTGGGATGCAGAAGAGAAAATACAGATGAGGAAACTGCTGTGGCAGGTATCGCTAAAATAAAGCAGTTGATACAAGCATGTGGCATTCCAGCCAGATTAAGGGATTTAAATATCCCACAGGAATCAATTCCACAAATGGCAGAAGACGCCATGAAGATTACGAGATTGTTGGTGAATAATCCAAGAGAAATTACATTATCAGACGCGATATGCATTTTTAACGCTGCCTATTAA
- a CDS encoding dihydrodipicolinate synthase family protein, translated as MKENQKKKETIVPVVAPLNKDLSLDREAVAKIFSYLYSNNAIPFILGTTGESASLSNNFKEEYLRVGVENKPADKKLYVGVSSNILEDSVSFSHLAYDLGIDAVAATLPTYYKLSDAQIGKYFLQLAEEIPNDLVVYNIPATTHMSIPLELLDELSYHPKIVGTKDSERSVERLDKSLALWKDRDDFKHYMGWAAQSAYAMINGSDGIIPSSGNFAPAIYNEMCIAVENGDNELAYILQKQSDDLGALYQSNKSLGESLWGLKVLMRELSLCDSHMMPPLHELGKTEETKLIEAFHNLINKENIKLNIASHV; from the coding sequence ATGAAAGAGAATCAGAAGAAAAAAGAAACAATTGTTCCTGTGGTAGCCCCTCTGAACAAAGATTTAAGTTTAGACAGAGAAGCTGTAGCAAAGATATTTTCTTATCTATATAGCAATAATGCTATTCCATTTATTTTAGGAACTACAGGTGAATCGGCATCACTATCGAACAATTTTAAGGAAGAATATTTAAGGGTTGGCGTAGAAAACAAACCTGCCGATAAAAAGCTATATGTGGGTGTTTCTTCAAATATTTTAGAAGACTCTGTCTCATTTTCGCATTTAGCATACGATTTGGGAATCGATGCTGTAGCTGCAACATTACCAACTTATTATAAGCTGTCTGATGCTCAAATAGGTAAATATTTTCTGCAGTTGGCAGAAGAAATCCCAAATGATCTGGTAGTGTATAACATTCCCGCAACCACTCATATGTCTATTCCCCTGGAGTTATTGGATGAATTGAGTTATCATCCAAAAATTGTTGGAACTAAAGACTCGGAAAGAAGCGTGGAAAGATTGGATAAATCTTTGGCTTTATGGAAAGACAGGGACGATTTCAAACATTATATGGGTTGGGCAGCGCAATCTGCTTATGCCATGATAAACGGCAGTGACGGTATCATACCAAGTTCGGGGAATTTCGCTCCTGCAATTTATAATGAAATGTGTATCGCTGTAGAGAACGGGGATAATGAATTGGCTTATATTTTACAAAAGCAATCCGATGATTTGGGAGCGTTATATCAGTCAAATAAATCTCTGGGCGAGTCTCTGTGGGGGTTGAAGGTGCTCATGAGAGAATTATCTTTATGTGATTCGCATATGATGCCTCCTTTACATGAATTAGGAAAAACAGAAGAAACTAAGCTGATTGAAGCTTTCCATAATTTAATCAATAAAGAAAACATTAAACTGAATATAGCAAGTCATGTCTAA
- the pdxA gene encoding 4-hydroxythreonine-4-phosphate dehydrogenase PdxA yields the protein MSKPIIGITMGDPASIGPEIALKAVLNPHIHEICKPIIVGDTEVFRNIAHVLGIQAEINSIQRVADAKFELGIVDIFDLENTDLSRVKFGEISAEAGNASFESVTKVIHLALKGDVDATVTGPINKKSVNEAGHHFAGHTEIYAHYTNTKKYAMLLVEDNLKVIHVSTHVSLRQACDLVKKDRILEVIELLQNGLISLGETNLKIGIAGLNPHAGDSGLFGTEDDEEILPAVAEAKARGYDVEGPVPADTLFSKAATGYYGGIVAMYHDQGHIPFKLTGFKWNAEKKQMDSVKGVNITMGLPIIRTSVDHGTAFEIAGKGVASPDAMILAIESAVQLSKNK from the coding sequence ATGTCTAAACCTATTATTGGGATTACGATGGGTGATCCGGCGAGTATTGGCCCAGAAATAGCTTTAAAAGCAGTATTGAATCCACATATTCATGAGATATGTAAACCTATAATTGTTGGTGATACCGAAGTTTTTAGAAATATTGCTCATGTTTTAGGTATTCAGGCAGAAATCAATAGCATTCAACGGGTTGCTGATGCCAAATTTGAATTAGGAATAGTAGATATCTTCGATTTGGAAAATACTGATTTATCAAGGGTGAAATTCGGAGAAATATCTGCAGAAGCAGGAAATGCATCTTTCGAATCGGTAACAAAAGTAATCCATCTGGCATTAAAAGGAGATGTAGATGCTACAGTAACGGGACCCATTAACAAAAAATCTGTTAATGAAGCCGGACATCATTTTGCAGGACATACTGAGATTTATGCACATTATACGAATACAAAAAAATATGCAATGCTTTTGGTAGAGGATAACTTAAAGGTTATTCACGTTTCTACTCATGTATCGTTGCGTCAGGCTTGTGATTTAGTAAAAAAAGACAGAATTTTAGAGGTAATAGAATTGCTTCAGAACGGCTTGATTAGTTTAGGAGAAACAAACCTTAAAATCGGTATTGCAGGGCTAAATCCGCATGCGGGAGATTCGGGCTTGTTTGGCACCGAGGACGATGAGGAAATTTTGCCAGCAGTAGCGGAAGCGAAAGCGAGAGGGTATGATGTCGAGGGACCGGTTCCGGCGGACACTTTATTCTCCAAAGCAGCCACTGGTTATTATGGGGGAATAGTAGCCATGTACCATGATCAGGGGCATATTCCTTTTAAATTAACTGGATTTAAATGGAATGCGGAAAAGAAACAAATGGATAGCGTGAAAGGAGTGAACATCACAATGGGGTTACCAATTATCAGAACCTCGGTAGATCACGGTACGGCATTTGAGATAGCTGGAAAAGGAGTTGCCAGTCCCGACGCTATGATTTTGGCAATAGAATCAGCAGTTCAATTATCAAAAAATAAATAA
- a CDS encoding four-carbon acid sugar kinase family protein yields MASILVIADDLTGAAEIGGIALRYNLTVDIVHELDAGLQSDVQILNSNTRSLKEDEIISYLKKITAELDKKAYPFIYLKFDSALRGFIKKQIEFFKDQLQFQTVLFSPANPSFGRIIENGVYYINGTLINETSFSEDPEFPIKDQHVLSILQAPNWKLVQAPNNPDVTEGCLIAEVSTQEQLDLFAQDIHSGFLLAGGSAFFDAILHHKYKQFKIGFREHVELNYPILYVCGSAYEGSLEKISKVKPEYVVFMGNKENDEKVKEELINKLKERSRVIFAVSPETKGNAAEIRKRMALIVAYAYNKTEICELVIEGGATSFEILNELNIKVITPVQEIGLGLIKTIVEGKQLFITLKPGSYPWKNELWEFK; encoded by the coding sequence ATGGCTTCTATATTAGTAATAGCAGACGATTTAACTGGAGCAGCCGAAATTGGCGGGATTGCTCTTCGTTATAATTTAACGGTAGATATTGTCCACGAATTGGATGCGGGGTTGCAGTCTGATGTTCAGATATTGAATTCAAACACAAGGTCATTAAAAGAGGATGAGATTATTTCTTATTTGAAAAAAATAACAGCAGAGTTAGATAAAAAAGCTTATCCATTTATTTATCTAAAGTTTGATTCGGCGTTAAGAGGTTTTATCAAAAAACAAATTGAATTTTTTAAAGACCAATTGCAGTTTCAAACTGTTCTTTTTTCTCCTGCAAATCCGAGTTTTGGTCGTATCATCGAAAATGGAGTGTATTACATTAATGGTACGCTTATTAATGAAACAAGTTTTTCAGAAGATCCAGAGTTTCCGATTAAAGATCAACATGTATTGTCTATCCTACAGGCACCTAATTGGAAATTGGTACAAGCTCCAAATAACCCGGATGTTACTGAAGGTTGTTTGATAGCAGAAGTATCCACACAGGAACAATTGGATTTATTTGCTCAGGATATTCATTCCGGTTTTTTATTGGCTGGAGGATCTGCTTTTTTCGATGCTATACTTCATCATAAATACAAACAGTTTAAAATAGGCTTCAGGGAGCATGTTGAGCTGAACTATCCCATCCTTTATGTTTGTGGTTCAGCATATGAAGGTAGCTTAGAAAAAATATCAAAAGTAAAACCGGAATATGTGGTTTTCATGGGTAATAAAGAGAATGATGAAAAAGTAAAAGAAGAACTTATAAATAAATTAAAAGAAAGATCAAGAGTCATTTTTGCTGTTTCTCCGGAAACGAAAGGGAATGCTGCAGAAATTAGAAAAAGAATGGCTTTAATAGTAGCGTATGCTTATAACAAAACTGAAATATGCGAGTTAGTGATAGAAGGCGGAGCTACCTCTTTCGAAATTTTAAATGAATTAAATATAAAAGTAATTACCCCAGTTCAGGAAATTGGCTTAGGGCTGATTAAAACGATAGTGGAAGGTAAACAACTTTTTATTACTCTGAAACCGGGGAGTTATCCGTGGAAAAACGAACTATGGGAGTTCAAATAG
- a CDS encoding sodium:solute symporter has protein sequence MIKPTLSVLDYGIIIAVLLITLFFGLKYAKNQKTTEAYFSAKGRVPSWAIGMSLLATLISSVTFLGYPAEGYSHNWILLVQGLMVPIVLLGTVWFIVPLYRKVIGLSTYEYFEKRFGSFARYYSSIAFVLRQFSGMGTVLYLLAVALSSMTNISTYWVIIVVGLIIVTVNLLGGIEAVIWLDVFQGFMLFASGILCLLVIIFSVNGGLPEVWRVATENGRTGFGPYDLDFTRLTFVVMAINGAFYAIQKYGTDQTVIQRYLTAKSDKSAIRASLLGILLTVPVWSLFMFIGTALFVYYTQNSLPGEVGPNSVFPYFIMSELPMGVVGFILAAMVSAAICSLSADLNSLAAVGIEDYYKKIRPNSVDNEYLLASRWMVAISGVISVIIGFVYVHLGSESILGIIFTLYAIFSGGIVGIFLLGVFSARANRQGLNIAIIVCILFTAYAFLTSTEIDFGGKSFLILDFGRFNFTHNKLMLGVYSHLIVIGVGYVASLFFPKPELDQNLLFSGWKASRKIQKEKETL, from the coding sequence ATGATTAAACCTACTTTAAGCGTTCTGGATTACGGAATTATTATCGCTGTATTATTAATAACCTTATTTTTTGGATTAAAGTACGCTAAAAATCAAAAGACAACAGAAGCCTACTTTTCGGCAAAAGGGAGAGTGCCGTCCTGGGCAATTGGTATGTCTTTATTGGCTACATTAATTAGTAGCGTTACCTTTTTAGGATATCCGGCAGAAGGATATTCACACAACTGGATTTTACTGGTACAAGGATTAATGGTGCCTATAGTGTTACTCGGGACCGTTTGGTTTATAGTACCACTTTATAGAAAAGTAATTGGGTTAAGTACTTATGAGTACTTCGAAAAGCGCTTTGGAAGCTTTGCCCGCTATTATAGTTCTATCGCCTTTGTGTTAAGACAATTTTCGGGTATGGGAACCGTTCTCTACCTTTTAGCAGTAGCATTATCGAGCATGACAAATATCAGTACCTATTGGGTAATTATTGTTGTGGGATTGATTATAGTTACGGTTAACCTGCTCGGAGGAATTGAAGCGGTAATCTGGCTCGATGTATTTCAGGGATTTATGCTGTTCGCCAGTGGCATTTTATGCCTTTTGGTAATTATTTTTTCTGTAAACGGTGGATTGCCGGAAGTTTGGAGAGTTGCAACAGAAAATGGCCGTACTGGATTTGGTCCTTATGATCTGGATTTTACTAGATTGACTTTTGTTGTAATGGCAATTAACGGTGCTTTTTATGCTATCCAGAAATATGGTACGGATCAAACAGTTATTCAGAGATATCTTACTGCTAAATCTGACAAATCTGCTATCAGAGCATCGTTATTAGGCATCTTATTGACAGTTCCGGTTTGGTCGTTGTTTATGTTCATCGGTACAGCTCTTTTCGTTTATTACACACAAAATAGCTTACCGGGAGAAGTAGGTCCAAATAGTGTATTCCCTTATTTTATTATGAGCGAATTGCCGATGGGTGTAGTCGGATTTATTTTAGCAGCTATGGTTTCTGCCGCAATCTGTAGTTTAAGTGCTGATTTGAATTCTTTGGCTGCGGTGGGAATTGAAGATTATTACAAAAAAATAAGACCAAATAGCGTAGACAATGAATATTTGTTGGCCAGCAGGTGGATGGTAGCGATATCCGGAGTAATATCTGTTATTATCGGATTTGTATATGTACACCTGGGAAGTGAAAGTATTTTAGGGATAATTTTTACGCTGTATGCTATTTTCTCCGGGGGGATAGTAGGAATATTTTTGTTAGGTGTTTTCTCTGCAAGAGCTAACAGACAAGGTCTTAATATAGCGATAATTGTTTGTATACTCTTCACGGCTTATGCTTTTCTAACCAGTACTGAAATAGATTTTGGAGGAAAAAGTTTTCTGATTCTGGATTTTGGGCGATTCAACTTCACACATAACAAGTTGATGTTAGGTGTTTATAGTCACCTGATCGTAATAGGAGTAGGATATGTAGCTAGTTTGTTTTTTCCAAAACCGGAGCTCGACCAGAACTTATTATTCAGTGGATGGAAGGCTTCCAGAAAGATACAGAAAGAAAAAGAGACTTTATAA